One Setaria italica strain Yugu1 chromosome II, Setaria_italica_v2.0, whole genome shotgun sequence DNA segment encodes these proteins:
- the LOC101770365 gene encoding 60S ribosomal protein L15-1, protein MGAYKYVSELWRRKQSDVMRFVQRVRCWEYRQQPAIVRLTRPTRPDKARRLGFKAKQGYVVYRVRVRRGGRKRPVPKGIVYGKPKHQGITQLKFQRNKRSVAEERAGRKIGGLRVLNSYWVNEDSTYKYFEVILVDVAHTAIRNDPRINWLCKDVHKHRELRGLTSAGKKYRGLRGKGSAHHKNRPSRRATWKRNQTLSLRRYR, encoded by the exons ATGG GGGCGTACAAGTACGTGTCGGAGCTATGGAGGAGGAAGCAGTCGGACGTGATGCGGTTCGTGCAGCGCGTGCGTTGCTGGGAGTACAGGCAGCAGCCGGCCATCGTCCGCCTCACAAGGCCCACCCGCCCCGACAAGGCCCGCCGCCTCGGCTTCAAGGCCAAGCAG GGTTACGTTGTTTACCGTGTGCGTGTCAGGCGTGGTGGCCGGAAGAGGCCTGTGCCTAAGGGTATTGTCTATGGCAAGCCCAAGCACCAGGGTATCACCCAGCTCAAGTTCCAGAGGAACAAGAGGTCTGTTGCTGAGGAGAGAGCTGGACGCAAGATTGGTGGACTCAGGGTTCTCAACTCCTACTGGGTGAATGAG GATAGCACCTACAAGTACTTTGAGGTCATCCTTGTTGATGTGGCCCACACTGCCATTCGCAATGACCCAAGGATCAACTGGCTATGCAAGGATGTGCACAAGCACCGCGAACTCCGTGGTCTCACCTCTGCAGGCAAGAAGTACCGTGGTCTGCGTGGCAAGGGCAGTGCTCACCACAAGAACAGGCCCTCGAGGAGGGCTACCTGGAAGCGCAACCAGACCCTCTCCCTCCGCCGCTACCGTTGA